Proteins found in one Coleofasciculaceae cyanobacterium genomic segment:
- a CDS encoding superoxide dismutase, whose protein sequence is MNAYPAELPPLPYAYNALEQAIDAQTMELHHDKHHASYVKKLNEALEQTPDLQNQSVEALLRDLDSVPEDIRTKVQNNGGGHLNHTVFWQIMSPDGGGEPTGEIAQEINETFGGFPEFQEQFKQAGGDRFGSGWVWLVRNPQGQLQITSTANQDNPITEGLYPIMGNDVWEHAYYLRYQNRRTDYLSSWWDVVNWDEVNRRAQASLQMQTNRSL, encoded by the coding sequence CTGAATGCTTATCCAGCCGAATTACCACCTTTACCTTATGCCTATAACGCACTAGAACAAGCCATTGATGCTCAAACGATGGAATTGCATCACGATAAACACCATGCTAGCTATGTTAAAAAACTTAACGAAGCATTAGAGCAGACTCCTGACTTACAAAACCAAAGTGTAGAAGCCTTGCTGCGCGACCTAGATAGCGTACCAGAAGATATTCGGACAAAGGTACAGAACAACGGTGGTGGACATCTCAACCACACAGTTTTCTGGCAAATTATGAGTCCTGACGGGGGTGGAGAACCAACGGGAGAAATTGCCCAAGAAATTAACGAAACTTTTGGCGGTTTTCCAGAGTTTCAAGAACAATTTAAGCAAGCGGGTGGCGATCGCTTTGGTAGTGGTTGGGTTTGGTTAGTACGCAACCCTCAAGGTCAACTGCAAATCACCAGCACTGCGAATCAAGACAATCCAATCACCGAAGGTCTTTATCCGATTATGGGCAATGACGTTTGGGAACACGCTTATTACCTTAGATACCAAAATCGCCGTACAGATTATTTGAGTAGTTGGTGGGATGTGGTCAATTGGGATGAGGTAAATCGAAGAGCGCAAGCTTCATTACAGATGCAAACTAATCGCTCACTGTAA
- a CDS encoding STAS domain-containing protein produces MNSVVQIIEPEGILDGTKTADFQHQIEQSVEKGVHTILVDFCNVTFMDSSGLGALVKALKTLKVADVQLFLCSLNEQVKMLFELTSMDDYFLILSDRQEFTQQLKQQSVLSSTSETISNQ; encoded by the coding sequence ATGAATTCTGTAGTTCAAATAATTGAACCTGAGGGTATTTTAGACGGCACTAAAACAGCTGATTTTCAGCATCAGATCGAGCAAAGCGTAGAAAAAGGAGTACATACGATTTTGGTCGATTTCTGCAACGTCACATTTATGGATAGCTCGGGGTTAGGAGCGTTAGTCAAAGCTCTTAAAACGCTTAAGGTCGCCGACGTGCAACTGTTTTTGTGTTCGTTAAACGAGCAAGTAAAGATGCTGTTTGAATTAACTAGTATGGATGATTATTTTCTTATTTTGAGCGATCGCCAAGAATTTACTCAGCAACTTAAACAGCAATCAGTCTTGTCAAGCACGAGCGAGACAATTAGCAATCAGTAA